The following proteins are co-located in the Microcystis wesenbergii NRERC-220 genome:
- the tumA gene encoding antitoxin TumA, giving the protein MRKQTIQYTSSLDALIAVAKRLSVYENQHKMDSEDFYNQYNQGTLSDDIIFIEWANDYRHYLALRQELEQILNHAA; this is encoded by the coding sequence ATGCGTAAACAGACCATTCAATATACATCATCTTTAGATGCTTTGATTGCTGTTGCCAAGCGACTTAGCGTTTATGAGAACCAACATAAAATGGATTCCGAAGATTTTTATAACCAATACAATCAGGGAACATTATCAGATGATATAATATTTATAGAATGGGCAAACGATTATCGTCATTACCTTGCTTTGCGTCAAGAATTAGAACAAATATTAAATCATGCTGCTTAA
- a CDS encoding TIGR03032 family protein — protein MNQSTPNTNQSIPVEIIASRNFIDWLESQQISLAFTTYQSSRLMFLGVNPHRGMSGFERIFDRAMGLYTTPERIYLSSRYQIWQLDNVLSSPQLYDGYDKLYIPRISYTTGDLDIHDLAIENLSERIVFISTMLNCLATVSDRHSCIPLWKPSFISALVNEDRCHLNGLALVDGKARYVTACSQSDVVDGWRDRRQTGGCVIDIQSNEVIATGLSMPHSPRFYQGKLWLLNAGTGYFGYIDQDKGIFEPVTFCPGFLRGLAFVRNYAIVGLSKNRGVDKTFSGLILDDNLMAKEADPRCGLLIIDLKTGEVVHWIRLEGEVTELYDIQILEGVKRPQALGFQNDDISKIITLDPISPLVGVNIANNQPDTSPADTLYQQAYTLQKQLKLEEAIALYQQLINQYPQYAAAWHQLGVIMDSLGQIDQAILAYKQALLINPNYAESHNNLGIIAVSKGDLDEAIICFNHAICGNQNYAFADNNLGLVLQMQDKLGDAVVNFQEAIRKKPNYPEAHFNLGNVLQLQGKTEEAIAYFQTAIKLNPKYIKAYNSLALALGRQDKVETAMSVFKQALAIQPNSPEAFACLFSMKEMTCNWETREADLIQLWQLTENQLQEGKSTAVTPFDTLYKPWSASQQLKVACNYAQEVKRQLALGTKPLNFNHSRTRSGRLKIGYLCHDFRNHPTSHLMQSVFGLHDRANFEIIAYSYGPDDGSEYRRRIANDCDRFYDIATLSITESAQRIFHDGVHILVDLMGYIDKARTQILALKPAPIQVNYLVYPGTMGADFIDYIIGDAIVTPPESADNFTEKLVILPDSYQANDYQQIISSKPVTRSQYGLPESGFVFCCFNHTYKIEPQIFTVWMQILANVPGSVLWLFSRVAEAEANLRREAQARGIEGDRLIFAHLEPKPEHLARHQLADLFLDTLYYNAHTTGSDALWAGLPIITCPGATFPSRVGASLLTAIGLPELITKNLDEYKNLAINLAKSPDKLHEIKQKLAQNRLTYPLFDTLRFTRNLEKAYRTMWDIYAAVKSPEMIRIAN, from the coding sequence ATGAATCAATCAACTCCCAATACTAATCAATCTATCCCCGTAGAGATAATTGCTTCCCGTAACTTCATTGATTGGTTAGAGTCTCAGCAGATTAGTCTGGCTTTTACTACCTATCAAAGTTCTCGACTGATGTTTTTAGGAGTTAACCCCCACAGGGGGATGTCGGGATTTGAGCGGATATTTGACCGCGCCATGGGTTTATATACTACCCCAGAAAGGATTTATCTTAGTTCTCGCTATCAAATCTGGCAACTAGATAATGTGTTATCATCCCCACAGCTTTATGATGGTTACGATAAACTTTATATCCCCCGCATTAGTTATACTACTGGGGATTTAGATATTCACGATTTGGCAATAGAAAATCTCTCTGAAAGAATTGTATTTATCAGTACGATGTTAAATTGTCTGGCGACAGTCAGCGATCGCCATAGTTGTATTCCCCTATGGAAACCATCGTTTATTTCCGCTTTAGTCAATGAAGATCGTTGTCATCTCAATGGTTTAGCTTTGGTAGATGGGAAGGCGCGTTATGTCACCGCTTGTAGTCAATCAGATGTGGTGGATGGGTGGAGAGACAGAAGACAAACTGGCGGTTGTGTCATTGATATTCAGTCTAATGAAGTAATTGCTACTGGTTTATCTATGCCTCATTCTCCCCGATTTTATCAGGGTAAGTTATGGTTATTAAATGCGGGTACGGGTTACTTTGGTTATATTGATCAAGACAAAGGCATTTTTGAGCCTGTTACTTTTTGTCCTGGTTTTCTGCGCGGTTTAGCATTTGTCAGAAATTATGCCATTGTTGGATTATCTAAAAATCGTGGGGTAGATAAGACTTTTTCGGGGTTAATCTTAGATGATAATTTAATGGCTAAAGAAGCAGATCCTCGCTGTGGTCTGCTAATTATTGACTTGAAAACAGGTGAAGTTGTTCACTGGATACGCTTAGAAGGTGAAGTGACTGAACTTTATGATATACAAATCTTAGAAGGAGTTAAACGTCCCCAAGCTTTAGGATTCCAAAATGATGACATCAGTAAAATTATTACTCTTGATCCTATTTCTCCTTTAGTTGGGGTAAATATAGCAAATAATCAGCCTGATACTTCGCCAGCAGATACCCTTTATCAGCAAGCATACACCTTGCAAAAACAGCTTAAGCTTGAAGAAGCGATCGCTCTCTATCAACAATTAATTAATCAATATCCCCAATATGCAGCTGCTTGGCATCAGTTGGGGGTGATCATGGATAGTTTAGGACAAATTGATCAAGCTATTTTGGCTTATAAGCAAGCTTTATTGATTAATCCTAATTATGCAGAAAGCCACAATAATTTAGGAATAATAGCAGTTAGCAAGGGAGATTTAGACGAGGCGATTATTTGCTTTAACCACGCTATTTGTGGCAATCAAAACTATGCTTTTGCTGATAATAATTTAGGTTTAGTCTTACAAATGCAGGATAAGTTAGGGGATGCTGTGGTCAATTTTCAAGAAGCAATCAGGAAAAAACCTAATTATCCAGAGGCACACTTTAATTTAGGCAATGTGTTACAACTACAGGGAAAGACTGAAGAAGCGATCGCTTATTTTCAAACAGCAATTAAGCTTAATCCTAAATACATTAAAGCTTATAATAGTTTGGCTTTAGCTTTAGGAAGACAGGACAAAGTAGAAACGGCTATGAGCGTATTTAAGCAAGCTTTAGCTATTCAACCTAATTCCCCAGAGGCTTTTGCTTGCTTATTTTCTATGAAGGAAATGACTTGTAATTGGGAGACAAGAGAAGCTGATTTAATCCAACTTTGGCAATTAACCGAAAACCAGTTACAAGAGGGAAAATCTACCGCAGTAACTCCCTTTGATACCTTATATAAACCTTGGTCTGCTAGTCAACAGTTAAAAGTAGCTTGTAACTATGCTCAAGAGGTTAAAAGACAATTAGCCTTAGGGACTAAACCCCTCAACTTTAACCATTCCCGCACCCGATCTGGACGATTAAAAATAGGTTATTTATGCCATGATTTTCGTAATCATCCCACCAGTCATTTGATGCAAAGTGTCTTTGGTTTACATGATCGCGCTAACTTTGAAATAATTGCCTATTCCTATGGTCCTGATGATGGTAGTGAGTATCGTCGTCGCATTGCCAATGATTGCGATCGCTTTTATGATATTGCTACTTTATCAATTACGGAATCTGCACAACGTATTTTTCATGATGGGGTGCATATTTTAGTGGATTTGATGGGATATATTGATAAAGCGCGGACGCAAATATTGGCTTTAAAACCTGCACCGATTCAAGTTAATTATTTGGTTTATCCGGGGACAATGGGAGCAGATTTTATCGACTATATTATTGGTGATGCCATAGTTACACCACCAGAGTCTGCTGATAATTTTACTGAAAAATTAGTAATTTTACCGGATAGTTATCAGGCTAATGATTATCAACAAATTATATCATCTAAACCTGTTACTCGTTCCCAGTATGGTCTTCCTGAATCGGGTTTTGTCTTTTGTTGTTTCAACCACACCTATAAAATTGAGCCGCAAATATTCACTGTATGGATGCAAATTTTGGCTAATGTTCCAGGTAGTGTGTTATGGTTATTTTCGAGAGTAGCTGAAGCGGAAGCAAATCTACGTCGGGAAGCACAAGCGCGAGGAATTGAGGGCGATCGCTTAATTTTTGCCCATCTCGAACCTAAGCCGGAACATTTGGCGCGACATCAACTAGCTGATTTATTTCTTGATACTTTATACTATAATGCTCATACTACTGGGAGTGATGCTTTATGGGCAGGTTTACCGATTATAACTTGTCCTGGTGCAACTTTTCCTTCCCGTGTTGGTGCTAGTTTACTGACAGCTATTGGCCTACCTGAATTAATTACTAAGAATTTAGATGAGTATAAAAATTTAGCGATTAATTTAGCAAAATCTCCTGATAAATTGCACGAAATTAAACAGAAACTAGCCCAAAATCGTCTTACTTATCCGTTATTTGATACCCTTCGTTTTACCCGCAATTTAGAAAAAGCTTATCGGACAATGTGGGATATTTATGCTGCGGTAAAATCACCAGAGATGATCAGGATAGCCAATTGA
- a CDS encoding FG-GAP-like repeat-containing protein encodes MNSTLLPLLPAVYDILFDFAQSDGFWANLETAFGTNYDVVKATQLRQQWQSRDFSQLPPITVKNLGNSGIFGAYSSSTNRIYISQALIDSGDATTLSAVLLEEIGHFIDAQINSSDTPGDEGQLFSALVRGEVLTEEQIAAIREENDAATITVDGQAISVEMAFSTPTNFTVGSSAYSVTVGDFNGDGKSDLAVANRISQNVSVLLGTGTGSFGTPTNFTVGNEPFSVTVGDFNGDGKSDLAVANNFNGTVSVLLGTGTGSFGTATNFIVGSVPRSVTVGDFNGDGKSDLAVANYGSNTVSILLGTGTGSFGIVTNFAVGAGPLSVRVGDFNSDGKSDLAVANFYSNNVSVLLGTGTGSFGPATNFFVGISPTSVTVGDFNGDGKSDLATANFNSGNVSVLLGTGTGSFGTATNFTVGSYPLSVTVGDFNSDGKSDLATGNYFGNSVSVLLGTGTGSFGTATDFTVGSFPRSVTVGDFNGDGKSDLATATSNSNNVSVILNTTPKITIASGTNPVEGGTVGTFIISLDTPAPTGGIVVNFNTTGSTATIPADYSLTAGTNITAVTANTFTIAAGATTATLNVVAVSDAVSDPNETVKVNLTSGGDYILGANSSTSFNPATNFYLGIPDFVTVGDFNSDGKSDLAVANPNFNNVSVLLGTGTGSFGAATNFTVGSSPRSVTVGDFNGDGKSDLAMTNWNSNNVSVLLGTGTGSFGTPTNFSAGSRPFSVTVGDFNGDGKSDLAVANRYSDNVSVLLGTGTGSFGTPTNFSVGFSPDSVTVGDFNGDGKSDLATANRNGYNVSVLLGTGTGSFGPATNFSVGNGPNSVTVGDFNGDGKSDLAVANYFGNNVSVLLGTGTGSFGPATNFSVGNRPNSVTVGDFNGDGKSDLAVANYFGNNVSVLLGTGTGSFGPATNFSVGFGSRSLTVGDFNGDGKLDLATANINSGNVSILLNADPTATVTITDVSQPAISLTINDVTLTEGNSGTTNAVFTVSLSSAASTVVSVNYATANGTATAGTDYTAIPTTTLTFNPGETSKTITVAVNGDNQVELNETFFLNLSNLQANGSNVTLADNQGQGTITNDDERPKITIASGTNPVEGGTVGTFIISLDTPAPTGGIVVNFNTTGSTATILADYSLTAGTNTTAVTANTFTIAAGATTATLNVVAVADAVNDPNETVKVNLTSGGDYILGANSSTSFNPATNFAAGISPQSVTVGDFNGDGKSDLAVANDFSSTVSVLLGTGTGSFGTATDFSVGSRPFSVTVGDFNGDGKSDLATANRGGNNVSVLLGTGTGSFGPATNFSVGISPFSVTVGDFNGDGKSDLATANLYSNNVSVLFGTGTGSFGTATNFSVGSFPRSVTVGDFNGDGKSDLAVANANSSYVSVLLGTGTGSFGTATNFSVGITPGSVTIGDFNGDGKSDLATANYLGNSVSVLLGTGTGSFGPATNFSVGSRPTSVTVGDFNGDGKSDLATANLNGGNVSVLLGTGTGSFGTATNFTVGSYPTSVTVGNFNGDGKSDLATANSYGNNVSVLLNADPTATVTITDVSQPAISLSINDVTVTEGNSGTTNAVFTVSLSSAASTVVSVDYATANGTATAGTDYTAIPPTTLTFNPGETSKTITVPVNGDNQVELNETFFLNLSNLQTNGSNVTLADNQGQGTITDDDSASIAITDVTVTEGNSGTTNAVFTVTLSNAVDTAVTVNYATANGTATTTDNDYIGIAATPLIFNAGETSKTITVAVNGDNQVESNETFFVNLSNLQTNGRNVTLADNQGQGTILNDDTSVTLAVAPSSVTEDGTSNLIYIFTRTGVTSNALTVNYSIGGTATNGTDYTLLPTSVTFEANFTTATVTVDPTADTTVEADETVALTLTAGTDYTIGTTTAVTGTITNDDTSVTLAVSPASVTEDGTSNLVYTFTRSGVIANALTVNYTLGGTATLNTDYTRSGTNNTVTFAANATTATVIVDPTADTTVESNETVALTLASGTGYTIGTPNAATGTITNDDTSVTLAVSPASVTENGTTNLIYTFTRTGVTTSALTANYTVGGTATFNTDYTQTGAASFTSTTGTVTFAANATTATVTVDPTADTTVESDETVVLTLATGTGYTIGTPTAVTGTINNDDTNVTLAVSPGSVTEDGTNNLVYTFTRTGVTTNALTVNYTLGGTATLNTDYTRTGTNNTVTFAANSATATVTVDPTADTTVESDETVILTLAAGTGYTVGTTTAVTGTITNDDTTVTSQLSINDITVVEGKDNNAILTVTVDNPNPQPITFNYTTAPINATANVDYTSQTGTLTIAANTATATISIPILNDNLNEPDEAFTVTLSNPVNATINPEGGIGEVIITDTWQTSLTRTLPNNVENLRLIGSNNINGTGNAGNNNITGNSGINQINGGAGIDTLTGGLGADTFVFQFGQSTISTSDRITDFAINSDKIDLLTQGGLPMSAPSSFSRAANSTVTTLQNLVNQVFTDANGAITGNQGLGVNSAALVQVTTGAIAGTYLIINDSTAGFQSSNDLLINITGFTGTLPALGNIPVSNFFI; translated from the coding sequence ATGAATTCTACCCTGTTGCCGCTTCTTCCTGCTGTTTACGATATTTTGTTCGATTTCGCTCAATCTGATGGTTTTTGGGCAAATTTAGAAACTGCTTTTGGCACAAACTATGATGTGGTTAAAGCGACGCAATTACGACAGCAGTGGCAAAGTCGAGATTTTAGTCAACTTCCCCCTATTACAGTTAAAAACCTTGGCAATTCAGGGATTTTCGGCGCATATTCCAGCAGTACCAATAGGATTTATATTTCTCAAGCGCTGATTGATTCGGGGGACGCTACCACCCTCAGCGCGGTGTTATTAGAAGAAATTGGGCATTTTATCGACGCGCAAATCAACAGCAGCGATACGCCGGGGGATGAGGGGCAGTTATTTTCGGCGTTGGTGCGGGGAGAAGTGCTGACAGAGGAGCAAATCGCGGCGATACGAGAGGAAAATGACGCGGCGACTATTACGGTTGATGGGCAAGCGATTAGTGTGGAAATGGCCTTTAGTACCCCTACTAACTTTACTGTGGGGAGTTCTGCCTATTCAGTGACAGTAGGGGACTTCAACGGCGACGGCAAATCCGATTTGGCTGTGGCGAACCGCATCAGCCAAAACGTCTCGGTGCTATTAGGAACCGGCACGGGCAGTTTTGGCACGCCCACTAACTTTACTGTGGGGAATGAACCCTTTTCCGTGACAGTAGGGGACTTCAACGGCGACGGCAAATCCGATTTGGCTGTGGCGAACAATTTCAACGGCACCGTCTCAGTGCTATTAGGAACCGGTACGGGCAGTTTCGGTACTGCCACTAACTTTATTGTGGGGAGTGTTCCCCGTTCCGTGACGGTAGGGGACTTCAACGGCGACGGCAAATCCGATTTGGCTGTGGCGAACTATGGCAGCAACACCGTCTCAATTCTCTTAGGTACAGGTACAGGTAGCTTTGGCATCGTCACTAACTTTGCTGTGGGGGCTGGTCCCCTTTCCGTGAGGGTAGGGGACTTCAACAGCGACGGCAAATCCGATTTGGCTGTGGCGAACTTTTACAGCAACAACGTCTCGGTGCTATTAGGAACCGGCACGGGCAGTTTTGGACCCGCCACCAACTTTTTCGTGGGGATTAGTCCCACTTCCGTGACGGTAGGGGACTTCAACGGCGACGGCAAATCCGATTTGGCAACGGCGAACTTTAACAGCGGCAACGTATCAGTGCTATTAGGAACCGGTACGGGCAGTTTCGGCACCGCCACTAACTTTACTGTGGGGAGTTATCCCTTGTCCGTGACGGTAGGAGACTTCAACAGCGACGGCAAATCCGATTTGGCAACGGGGAACTATTTTGGCAACAGCGTATCAGTGCTATTAGGAACCGGTACGGGCAGTTTCGGCACCGCCACTGACTTTACTGTGGGGAGTTTTCCCCGTTCCGTGACGGTAGGGGACTTCAACGGCGACGGCAAATCTGACTTGGCAACGGCAACCTCTAACAGCAACAACGTCTCAGTCATCCTCAATACCACCCCCAAAATCACCATCGCCTCCGGCACCAACCCCGTAGAAGGGGGAACCGTCGGCACCTTCATCATCAGCCTAGACACCCCCGCGCCTACGGGTGGGATAGTAGTCAACTTCAACACCACTGGCAGTACCGCCACCATTCCCGCCGACTATTCCCTCACTGCTGGCACAAATATCACCGCAGTAACCGCCAACACCTTCACCATCGCCGCCGGAGCCACCACCGCCACCCTCAACGTGGTCGCCGTATCCGATGCGGTAAGTGACCCCAACGAAACCGTCAAAGTCAACCTGACATCGGGGGGAGACTACATCCTCGGTGCCAACTCCAGCACCAGCTTTAATCCTGCTACTAACTTTTACCTGGGGATTCCCGATTTCGTGACGGTAGGGGACTTCAACAGCGACGGCAAATCCGATTTGGCTGTAGCGAACCCTAACTTTAACAACGTATCGGTGCTATTAGGAACCGGCACAGGCAGTTTTGGTGCTGCCACTAACTTTACTGTGGGCAGTAGTCCCCGTTCCGTGACGGTAGGAGACTTCAACGGCGACGGCAAATCCGATTTGGCTATGACGAACTGGAACAGCAACAACGTCTCAGTGCTATTAGGAACCGGCACGGGCAGTTTTGGCACCCCCACTAACTTTTCCGCGGGGAGTCGTCCCTTTTCCGTGACGGTAGGAGACTTCAACGGCGACGGCAAATCCGATTTGGCTGTGGCGAACCGTTACAGCGACAACGTCTCGGTGCTGTTAGGAACCGGCACGGGTAGTTTTGGCACGCCCACTAACTTTTCCGTGGGGTTTAGTCCCGATTCCGTGACGGTAGGAGACTTCAACGGCGACGGCAAATCCGATTTGGCTACGGCGAACCGGAACGGCTACAACGTATCAGTGTTATTAGGAACCGGCACGGGCAGTTTTGGACCCGCTACCAACTTTTCCGTGGGGAATGGTCCCAATTCCGTGACGGTAGGAGACTTCAACGGCGACGGCAAATCCGACTTGGCTGTGGCGAACTATTTCGGCAACAACGTCTCAGTGTTATTAGGAACCGGCACGGGCAGTTTTGGACCCGCTACCAACTTTTCCGTGGGGAATCGTCCCAATTCCGTGACGGTAGGAGACTTCAACGGCGACGGCAAATCCGACTTGGCTGTGGCGAACTATTTCGGCAACAACGTCTCAGTGCTATTAGGAACCGGCACGGGCAGTTTTGGACCCGCTACCAACTTTTCCGTGGGGTTTGGTTCCCGTTCCTTGACGGTAGGGGACTTCAACGGCGACGGCAAATTGGATTTGGCTACGGCGAACATTAACAGCGGCAACGTATCAATCCTCCTCAATGCTGACCCCACCGCTACCGTCACCATTACCGATGTTTCTCAACCCGCAATTTCTCTTACTATCAACGATGTAACCCTTACCGAAGGCAATAGCGGCACCACTAACGCGGTCTTTACCGTGAGCCTTTCTAGTGCTGCTAGTACGGTTGTTAGCGTCAACTACGCCACCGCTAACGGTACAGCCACCGCCGGAACCGATTACACTGCTATTCCTACCACCACCTTAACCTTCAATCCGGGAGAAACTTCTAAAACGATTACAGTTGCAGTTAATGGCGATAACCAAGTTGAACTCAATGAGACATTTTTCCTCAATCTCAGCAATTTACAAGCCAATGGCAGTAATGTCACCCTAGCTGATAATCAAGGTCAGGGAACGATTACCAATGATGATGAGCGCCCCAAAATCACCATCGCCTCCGGCACCAACCCCGTAGAAGGGGGAACCGTCGGCACCTTTATCATCAGCCTAGACACCCCCGCGCCCACGGGTGGGATAGTAGTCAACTTCAACACCACCGGCAGTACCGCCACCATTCTCGCCGACTATTCCCTCACTGCTGGCACAAATACCACCGCAGTAACCGCCAACACCTTCACCATCGCCGCCGGAGCCACCACCGCCACCCTCAACGTTGTCGCTGTAGCGGATGCGGTAAATGACCCCAACGAAACCGTCAAAGTCAACCTGACATCGGGGGGAGACTACATCCTTGGTGCCAACTCCAGCACCAGCTTTAACCCTGCCACTAACTTTGCTGCGGGGATTAGTCCCCAGTCCGTGACAGTAGGGGACTTCAACGGCGACGGCAAATCCGATTTGGCTGTGGCGAACGATTTCAGCAGCACCGTCTCAGTGCTATTAGGAACCGGTACAGGCAGTTTTGGCACCGCCACTGACTTTTCCGTGGGGAGTCGTCCCTTTTCCGTGACGGTAGGGGACTTCAACGGCGACGGCAAATCTGACTTGGCAACGGCGAACCGTGGCGGCAACAACGTATCGGTGCTATTAGGAACCGGTACGGGCAGTTTTGGACCTGCCACCAACTTTTCCGTGGGGATTAGTCCCTTTTCCGTGACGGTAGGGGACTTCAACGGCGACGGCAAATCCGATTTGGCAACGGCGAACTTGTACAGCAACAACGTATCGGTGTTATTCGGAACCGGTACAGGCAGTTTCGGCACCGCCACTAACTTTTCCGTGGGGAGTTTTCCCCGTTCCGTGACAGTAGGGGACTTCAACGGCGACGGCAAATCCGATTTGGCTGTGGCGAACGCTAACAGCAGCTACGTCTCAGTGTTATTAGGAACCGGCACGGGCAGTTTTGGCACCGCCACTAACTTTTCCGTGGGGATTACTCCCGGTTCCGTAACAATAGGGGACTTCAACGGCGACGGCAAATCCGATTTGGCAACGGCGAACTATTTGGGCAACAGCGTATCGGTACTATTAGGAACCGGCACGGGCAGTTTTGGACCCGCCACTAACTTTTCCGTGGGGAGTCGTCCCACTTCCGTGACGGTAGGAGACTTCAACGGCGACGGCAAATCCGATTTGGCAACGGCGAACTTGAACGGTGGCAACGTCTCAGTGTTATTAGGAACTGGCACGGGCAGTTTCGGTACTGCCACTAACTTTACCGTGGGGAGTTATCCCACTTCCGTGACGGTAGGGAACTTCAACGGCGACGGCAAATCCGATTTGGCTACGGCGAACAGTTACGGCAACAACGTCTCAGTCCTCCTCAATGCCGACCCCACCGCTACCGTCACCATTACCGATGTTTCTCAACCCGCAATTTCTCTTTCCATCAACGATGTTACCGTTACCGAAGGCAATAGCGGGACAACCAATGCAGTCTTTACCGTGAGCCTTTCTAGTGCCGCCAGTACGGTTGTTAGCGTCGATTATGCCACCGCTAACGGTACAGCCACCGCCGGAACCGATTACACTGCTATTCCTCCCACCACCTTAACCTTCAATCCGGGAGAAACTTCTAAAACGATTACAGTTCCAGTCAATGGCGATAACCAAGTTGAACTCAATGAGACATTTTTCCTCAATCTCAGTAATTTACAAACCAATGGCAGTAACGTTACCTTAGCCGATAATCAGGGACAGGGAACGATTACTGATGATGACAGTGCATCTATTGCGATTACTGATGTCACAGTAACAGAAGGAAATAGTGGGACAACTAATGCAGTATTTACTGTCACTCTTTCTAATGCAGTTGATACAGCAGTAACGGTTAATTACGCCACAGCCAATGGAACCGCTACGACAACAGATAATGATTATATAGGGATTGCTGCTACTCCCTTAATCTTCAATGCTGGTGAGACTTCTAAGACGATTACTGTTGCTGTTAATGGCGATAACCAAGTTGAAAGTAACGAGACTTTCTTCGTTAATCTGAGTAATTTACAAACCAATGGTCGTAACGTCACCTTAGCCGATAATCAGGGACAGGGAACAATTCTCAATGACGATACCAGTGTGACTCTTGCGGTTGCTCCTAGTAGTGTTACTGAAGACGGGACAAGTAATCTCATCTACATCTTCACTCGTACCGGAGTAACAAGTAATGCTTTAACGGTTAACTATAGTATTGGTGGGACAGCAACCAACGGAACCGATTACACTTTGCTTCCTACCAGTGTCACCTTCGAGGCTAATTTTACAACTGCGACTGTAACAGTTGACCCGACTGCTGATACTACTGTTGAAGCGGATGAAACCGTCGCTTTAACTCTCACTGCGGGGACTGATTATACGATAGGTACGACTACCGCAGTTACGGGGACAATTACGAATGACGATACCAGTGTCACCCTTGCTGTTTCTCCTGCAAGTGTCACCGAAGATGGGACAAGTAATCTGGTTTATACCTTCACCCGTAGCGGAGTAATAGCTAACGCTTTAACAGTCAATTACACCCTCGGAGGGACAGCTACTCTTAATACCGACTACACTCGCAGCGGGACTAACAATACTGTCACCTTCGCAGCTAATGCTACTACTGCTACCGTAATCGTTGACCCGACTGCTGATACTACAGTAGAAAGCAATGAAACCGTCGCTTTAACCCTCGCTTCCGGGACAGGTTATACAATAGGTACTCCTAACGCAGCCACGGGAACAATTACCAATGACGATACCAGTGTCACCCTAGCAGTTTCTCCCGCAAGCGTCACCGAAAACGGGACAACAAATCTGATTTATACCTTCACTCGTACTGGTGTAACAACTAGCGCCTTAACCGCTAACTATACAGTTGGGGGGACAGCTACTTTTAACACAGATTACACCCAAACCGGTGCAGCCAGTTTCACCAGTACAACTGGGACAGTGACTTTCGCAGCTAATGCTACGACGGCGACTGTAACAGTTGACCCAACTGCTGACACAACTGTTGAAAGTGATGAAACGGTCGTCTTAACTCTCGCGACCGGGACTGGTTATACAATAGGTACACCAACCGCAGTGACGGGGACGATTAATAATGATGATACCAATGTTACTCTTGCGGTCTCTCCTGGAAGTGTTACCGAAGACGGGACAAATAATCTGGTTTATACTTTCACCCGTACTGGTGTAACAACTAACGCCTTGACTGTCAATTACACCCTCGGAGGGACAGCTACTCTCAATACCGACTACACTCGTACAGGGACTAACAATACAGTCACCTTTGCTGCTAATTCAGCGACTGCGACTGTAACAGTTGACCCCACTGCTGATACTACAGTAGAAAGTGATGAAACTGTCATTTTAACCCTTGCTGCGGGGACAGGTTATACAGTAGGTACGACCACCGCAGTTACTGGGACAATTACCAATGATGATACCACTGTCACCTCTCAACTCTCCATCAATGACATCACCGTAGTGGAAGGTAAAGATAATAATGCCATCCTCACCGTCACAGTTGATAATCCCAATCCGCAACCAATTACCTTCAACTATACCACTGCACCCATTAATGCTACCGCCAATGTAGATTACACTAGCCAGACAGGAACCCTCACCATTGCTGCTAATACTGCCACCGCTACTATTAGCATTCCCATCCTCAATGATAACCTCAATGAACCTGATGAAGCCTTTACAGTAACCCTGTCAAATCCGGTTAATGCTACCATTAACCCCGAAGGAGGAATAGGAGAAGTTATCATTACTGATACTTGGCAAACCAGTCTCACTCGCACCTTACCCAACAATGTCGAAAACCTCAGACTAATTGGCAGTAATAATATTAATGGTACAGGTAACGCTGGTAACAATAATATCACCGGAAATAGTGGCATTAATCAAATCAATGGAGGTGCGGGAATTGATACTTTAACCGGTGGTTTAGGTGCAGATACCTTCGTCTTCCAATTTGGCCAATCTACCATATCAACAAGCGATCGTATCACAGATTTTGCCATCAATAGTGATAAAATTGACTTATTAACTCAAGGTGGACTTCCCATGAGTGCGCCTAGTAGTTTCAGTCGAGCTGCTAATAGCACTGTCACCACTTTACAGAATTTAGTCAATCAAGTATTTACTGATGCTAATGGAGCGATTACAGGTAATCAAGGATTAGGGGTTAATAGTGCCGCCTTAGTGCAGGTAACAACTGGTGCAATAGCTGGAACTTACCTGATTATTAATGATAGCACGGCTGGCTTCCAATCCAGCAATGATTTATTAATAAATATCACCGGATTTACTGGTACTTTACCTGCTTTAGGGAACATTCCAGTGAGTAATTTCTTTATCTAA